From one Lycorma delicatula isolate Av1 chromosome 2, ASM4794821v1, whole genome shotgun sequence genomic stretch:
- the LOC142319828 gene encoding uncharacterized protein LOC142319828: LGLGQNRSKFNFKSGLKRHLIIHSKEKNYVCNICLKSFNLSSALKVHLNIHTKEKNYICDFCQKSFNFKSGLKRHLIIHSKEKNYVCNICLKSFNLSSALKVHLNIHTKEKNYVCNFCQKIFNCYSNLKVHINLHTKEKNYICNICQKSYFQKSALKLHLITHTKEKNYNCNFCHKSFYQSSALKSHLNIHTKEKDYVCNFCQKVFNCYSNLKVHINLHTKEKNHVCCNLCQKSYNRKYDLERHFKTHKNEKNYVCNFCQKSFNENYTLKVHLNIHTKEDNFICNFCQKSFNCKNHLKRHLNIHSKEKSYICNFCQKSFNQSSTLKSHLNIHTKETEYVCNFCQKVFNHRSSLRLHINLHIKERNYVCKFCQKSFSRIYDLKKHINIHTKEKN, translated from the coding sequence cttgGATTAGGTCAAAATaggtcaaaatttaatttcaaaagcggtttaaagagacatcttattattcattcaaaagagaaaaattatgtttgtaacattTGTCTGAAGTCATTTAATCTAAGTTCTgcattaaaagtacatttaaatattcatactaaggagaaaaattatatttgtgacttttgtcaaaagtcatttaatttcaaaagcggtttaaagagacatcttattattcattcaaaagagaaaaattatgtttgtaacattTGTCTGAAGTCATTTAATCTAAGTTCTgcattaaaagtacatttaaatattcatactaaggagaaaaattatgtttgtaacttctgtcaaaagatttttaactgttattctaATCTAAAggtgcatattaatttacacaccaaggagaaaaattatatttgtaacatttgtcAGAagtcttattttcaaaaatctgctttaaagttacatttaattactcatactaaggagaaaaattataattgtaatttttgtcataAGTCATTTTATCAAAGTTCtgctttaaaatcacatttaaatattcatacaaaagagaaagattatgtttgtaatttctgccaaaaggtttttaactgttattctaatttaaaggttcatattaatttacacaccaaagAGAAAAATCATGTTTGTTGTAACCTCTGTCAAAAGTCATATAATCGTAAATATGATTTAGAAAGACATTTTAAGACTcataaaaacgagaaaaattatgtttgtaacttttgtcagaaatcttttaatgaaaattatactttaaaagtacatttaaatattcatactaaggaggataattttatttgtaacttttgtcaaaaatcatttaattgtaaaaaccatttaaagagacatcttaatatccattcaaaagaaaaaagttacatttgtaacttttgtcagaagtcctTTAATCAAAGTTCTACTTTGAAATCACATttgaatattcatacaaaagaaacagaatatgtttgtaatttctgccaaaaggtttttaatCATCGTTCAAGTTTAAggttgcatattaatttacacatcaAAGAgagaaattatgtatgtaaattttgtcaaaagtcttttagtcgcatctatgatttaaaaaaacacattaatatccacactaaagaaaaaaattaa